One part of the Phoenix dactylifera cultivar Barhee BC4 chromosome 4, palm_55x_up_171113_PBpolish2nd_filt_p, whole genome shotgun sequence genome encodes these proteins:
- the LOC103707137 gene encoding protein RICE SALT SENSITIVE 3-like yields MVGSGAGGDSRSKEAVGMMALHEALRNVCLNSDWTYSVFWTIRPRPRCRGGNGCKVGDDNGSLMLMWEDGFCRSRVAECLEEMDGEDPVRKAFSKMSIQLYNYGEGLMGKVASDKCHKWVFKEPSECEPNISNYWQSSFDALPPEWTDQFASGIQTIAVIQAGHGLLQLGSCKIIPEDLHFVLRMRHMFESLGYQSGFFLSQLFSSTRSSSPSSSAPLKQTPTRPPPPIFNWSQPPLPSTSPVAPPAFHPSARIGFPNSRDDTQLFLLPHSSEAPPMDDMIADHEPDLKWPSGLSFFTALTGRTDDAKLLFGTEGLGDKPPTAASPMNITDEVKAVAGASNFQSQGNRGETGATLGRSSTEDYLSSESHSNKARKMENTKFKRSLTLPARMTPSSSSSSLDHHHATTPQAMEYRSSEAGIYSDIMETFLE; encoded by the exons ATGGTGGGCTCGGGCGCAGGAGGGGATAGTAGGAGCAAAGAGGCGGTGGGGATGATGGCTCTCCACGAGGCCCTCAGGAACGTCTGCCTCAACTCGGACTGGACTTACTCCGTCTTCTGGACCATCCGTCCTCGACC GCGATGCAGAGGAGGGAACGGCTGCAAGGTGGGCGACGACAATGGCAGCTT GATGCTGATGTGGGAGGATGGCTTCTGCCGGTCGAGGGTGGCGGAGTGCTTGGAGGAGATGGACGGTGAGGATCCGGTCAGGAAGGCCTTCAGCAAGATGTCCATTCAGCTGTACAATTATGGAGAAGG ATTGATGGGTAAGGTGGCCTCTGATAAGTGTCACAAATGGGTATTCAAAGAACCTTCTGAATGCGAACCCAACATCTCCAACTACTGGCAGAGCTCTTTTGATGCT CTTCCTCCTGAATGGACCGATCAATTTGCATCTGGAATTCAG ACTATAGCTGTGATTCAAGCTGGCCATGGGCTCCTACAGCTGGGTTCTTGTAAGATT ATACCCGAGGACTTGCATTTTGTGCTGAGAATGAGACACATGTTTGAATCACTGGGTTACCAGTCCGGCTTCTTCCTCTCTCAGCTATTCTCCTCAACCAGGAGCAGCTCACCTTCATCATCTGCGCCGCTCAAACAAACTCCGACGCGCCCTCCGCCGCCAATCTTTAATTGGAGCCAACCGCCGCTCCCTTCCACCTCCCCGGTCGCTCCCCCGGCTTTCCACCCTTCGGCCAGGATCGGATTTCCGAACAGCAGAGATGACACCcagctcttcctcctccctcattCCTCGGAGGCCCCCCCGATGGATGACATGATCGCCGACCACGAGCCCGACCTGAAATGGCCCAGTGGGCTGTCTTTCTTCACTGCTCTCACCGGAAGGACCGATGATGCGAAGCTTCTCTTCGGCACCGAGGGCCTCGGCGACAAGCCACCGACTGCTGCTTCTCCTATGAACATCACGGATGAGGTGAAGGCGGTCGCTGGAGCTTCAAACTTTCAAAGCCAGGGAAACAGAGGCGAAACCGGTGCGACGCTCGGTCGTAGCAGCACAGAGGACTACTTGAGCTCGGAAAGCCATTCCAACAAGGCAAGGAAAATGGAGAACACTAAGTTCAAGAGGAGCCTCACATTGCCTGCAAGAATGACTCCATCTTCCTCGTCGTCTTCTTTGGATCATCACCATGCAACAACACCTCAAGCCATGGAGTACCGGAGCTCCGAGGCTGGGATCTACTCGGACATCATGGAGACCTTCTTGGAATAA